A part of Puntigrus tetrazona isolate hp1 chromosome 21, ASM1883169v1, whole genome shotgun sequence genomic DNA contains:
- the LOC122327001 gene encoding syncollin-like → MGLCFSHTSFLWRNSVYIVQGKRSLFTRHAENMKGVIALLLAALCFEGLNAECPDPATLKDDYGSKLCAQMFEHSSYYYDESCTGKFLYVYPDEDTPIMSWAWNNRISSLVVGRGCSLTVWSKSKKQGYKKKFSAGIVYHLKEVKKGLFGDWNDSISGYYCTC, encoded by the coding sequence TTTCTCACACACGTCATTCTTGTGGAGAAACTCCGTGTATATAGTCCAGGGCAAAAGATCTCTTTTCACTCGACACGCTGAAAACATGAAGGGGGTCATCGCTCTTCTCCTGGCAGCTCTCTGCTTTGAGGGACTCAATGCAGAGTGTCCCGACCCAGCCACGCTGAAGGATGACTATGGAAGCAAGCTCTGCGCCCAGATGTTTGAGCACAGCAGCTACTACTACGATGAAAGCTGTACCGGCAAATTCCTGTACGTTTATCCCGATGAAGACACCCCAATCATGTCATGGGCTTGGAATAACCGTATTTCTTCTCTTGTGGTGGGCCGAGGCTGCTCCCTGACAGTGTGGTCTAAATCCAAGAAACAAGGATATAAGAAGAAGTTCTCTGCTGGCATCGTGTACCACCTCAAGGAAGTGAAGAAAGGCCTGTTTGGAGACTGGAACGATTCCATCTCAGGATACTACTGCACATGCTAG
- the gng8 gene encoding guanine nucleotide-binding protein G(I)/G(S)/G(O) subunit gamma-8: protein MSNNMAKIADARKTVEQLKLEVNIDRMMVSKAAAELMAYCESHAKEDPLVTPVPSSENPFREKKIFCTIL from the exons ATGTCTAATAACATGGCTAAGATTGCAGACGCGCGAAAAACAGTGGAACAACTGAAACTGGAGGTTAATATTGACAGAATGATG GTATCTAAAGCAGCGGCTGAGCTGATGGCTTACTGTGAGTCTCATGCAAAAGAGGACCCCCTGGTGACCCCCGTACCATCCTCAGAAAACCccttcagagagaaaaagatatTCTGTACCATTTTGTAG
- the tmem45b gene encoding transmembrane protein 45B encodes MANFKGHALPGTFFLLFGLWWSIKYPFRQIQRKKERGQHGNSNRQMHTVLFNRFDLAEGALKIFFAFAGIMAEQFVPDGPHAHLYQDGWVKLMNWQHSTMYLFFGISGIADVLSMSSRHVPVGLDRLSLSLALFVEGFLFYFHVHNRPPLDQHIHSLLLFAVFGGAASTMMEVFKRDNVVLELLRCTLAVLQGTWFYQIGFVLYPLNGEQWDLERHDNIMFITMCFCWHYAVALLVVGICYCGVFWSSKWCEGRKLGDMEMGLRKSAASDTSSQKALLQESDEE; translated from the exons ATGGCCAACTTCAAGGGACATGCTTTACCTGGTACATTCTTCCTGCTGTTTGGCCTGTGGTGGTCGATAAAGTACCCGTTTCGACAGATACAGAGGAAAAAAGAGAGGGGACAGCATGGAAACAGTAACAGACAAATGCACACTGTCCTGTTCAACCGCTTCGATTTAGCTGAAGGAGCtctgaagattttttttgcattcgcTG GAATCATGGCAGAGCAGTTCGTGCCCGATGGCCCTCATGCACATCTGTATCAGGACGGCTGGGTGAAGCTGATGAACTGGCAGCACAGCACCATGTACTTGTTCTTCGGGATCTCTGGCATTGCGGATGTTCTCAGCATGTCTTCTCGCCACGTGCCAGTCGGCCTCGAccgcctctctctttctctggctcTCTTTGTGGAAG GGTTCCTTTTCTATTTCCATGTTCACAATCGTCCTCCTCTGGACCAGCACATTCATTCTCTGCTTTTGTTTGCGGTGTTTGGTGGAGCCGCCAGCACAATGATGGAGGTGTTTAAGCGAGATAACGTAGTGCTGGAACTATTGAGGTGCACTTTGGCCGTCCTGCAAGGCACGTGGTTCTATCAG ATCGGGTTCGTGCTGTATCCTCTAAACGGAGAGCAGTGGGATCTGGAAAGACACGATAACATCATGTTCATCACCATGTGCTTCTGCTGGCATTACGCTGTGGCTCTCCTGGTTGTGGGCATCTGCTACTGTGGAGTTTTTTG GTCTTCAAAATGGTGTGAAGGAAGGAAGCTCGGGGACATGGAGATGGGCCTCAGAAAGTCCGCCGCCTCAGATACTAGCTCCCAGAAGGCTTTGCTCCAGGAATCAGACGAAGAGTAA
- the nfrkb gene encoding nuclear factor related to kappa-B-binding protein, with protein sequence MDALDHMLTDPLESGMDQDGRVMEECMLGNCRVRVPEDLLEDPEIFFSVLSDSTWTDVLTDAQRTHLRQLLPHFSENNISEQNNIIGDLFNNQNFFFGNPLHIAQKLFRDGYFNPEVVKYRQLCAKSQKKRHIYSLQQYYHKLLKQILVSRKELLDLAVRSGPELAVKRRYPVPSHKEMLEKRVRRRVGHILKDVKTECGDSNVSSDEDDTPSWLPVPQSPSSPTPTVSLRVLPSLSTQDMKTRDKPELGEKELRAMLHRHREKRKRQPDHPDLMTSDLHLGDIMSRVNIGKKGSATNVFDLALPKKKIKEERKKKKMRPIKLESEEVCDVQMSTASVNAGLADVPTAPPQSVKEEPIDESQTSPDTVEEIAMSFFHLLEDILRLESLATSSTLEEKVQQWQSSPASTLNPWFSMAPCWSELVVSALQFLAGESKAGVMALPTGFVPFVEFKELSQQWKWMGPGQEADKDLSALCQLWLESKDHVIVKQEGEETAELTPPTPRVWTDYVVRPSTGEERHVFQEQEQQRYDQPHKAFTYRMHGFESVVGPVKGVFDKETSLNKAREHSLLRSDRPAYVTILSLVRDAAARLPNGEGTRAEICELLKDSQFLAPDVTSAQVNTVVSGALDRLHYEKDPCVKYDIGRKLWIYLHRDRSQEEFERIHQAQAAAAKAKKALQQKPKPAPKPKAGGKEPGSKNGAAEAGPNSGSDGVAIAAASLSQPPSTPTPSTPGTPKSPLPPTAATPTKIGVPETVKTNPSVLLVSPPSMPQLGTLLSASQPGPQVSQQASPQPATRVVAHSAATGSLPQVRVVTAQPGLQTSSAGQTATLVHQSPHHIRVPVTVAHGKNITQAVVTLPLRGQSAGSPIQVQASRSQAGLTVPGLASAVTVTKPQTSSPASPAHNPTSPAVLQGVSSQNIIKQVAITGQLGVKTQSGAGIPLTATNLRIQGKDVLRLPPSSITTDAKGQTVLRITPDMMATLTKSPVATVKLTPDMLSGAASAGSKSISATLHVSPPQPSPPASSSAASAAAENLAAKAPATLVKVHPELKAACDTAIRLMPALGVTMADPKARTFSTVTSSDSKAGTTIRIVPNLGVIPQKTGQTVSISTTTTSSKPVTVSSGAATVTIATSGVGGAKGVTLGPAGTGSTLSLSTAGATVRQVPVSATVVATQAGKLPTRITVPLSVLSQPLKNKSVVTTPILKGNISTNISNLGRNIILTTMPAGTKLIAGNKPVSFVTAQQLQQLQQQGQATQVRIQTVPAQQLQRTAAGSPKSTVSTVVVSTAPSPKTNPDPQ encoded by the exons GGATCACATGTTAACAGACCCACTGGAGTCTGGAATGGACCAGGATGGACGTGTGATGGAAGAGTGCATGTTAGGAAACTGTAGAGTTCGGGTTCCTGAAGATTTGCTGGAGGAC CCAGAGATATTCTTCTCAGTGTTGAGTGATAGCACATGGACAGATGTGCTCACAGATGCTCAACGGACTCATCTACGTCAACTCCTGCCTCATTTCTCCGAAAATAACATCTCagaacagaacaacatcatcggCGACCTTTTCAACAACCAGAATTTCTTCTTCGGAAACCCCTTGCACATTGCCCAGAAGCTGTTCAGAG ATGGCTACTTTAACCCAGAGGTGGTCAAATACAGACAACTTTGTGCTAAATCGCAGAAAAAAAGGCACATCTACTCTCTTCAGCAGTACTACCACAAATTGCTCAAGCAGATACTGGTTTCtagaaag GAGTTGCTGGATTTGGCGGTCCGCAGTGGACCTGAGCTTGCGGTAAAACGGCGGTACCCTGTCCCATCTCACAAGGAGATGCTGGAGAAGAGGGTGAGACGTCGAGTGGGTCACATACTGAAGGATGTGAAAACTGAGTGTGGGGACAGTAATGTGTCATCCGATGAAGATG ATACACCTTCTTGGCTGCCTGTTCCTCAGTCGCCCTCCTCCCCAACTCCAACTGTCTCTCTTAGGGTGCTACCCAGCCTTTCTACTCAGGACATGAAAACCAGAG ACAAGCCTGAGCTGGGTGAGAAGGAGCTAAGAGCCATGctgcacagacacagagagaaaagaaaacggCAGCCA gACCACCCTGACctgatgacctctgacctccatCTCGGGGATATCATGTCAAGAGTCAACATCGGCAAAAAGGGATCTGCCACAA ATGTTTTTGACCTGGCTTTACCtaagaaaaagataaaagaggagaggaagaagaaaaagatgcgGCCTATAAAACTGGAATCGGAGGAGGTCTGCGATGTTCAGATGTCTACAGCGTCTGTAAACGCAGGTCTTGCTGATGTCCCCACTGCTCCTCCACAAAGCGTTAAAGAAGA GCCCATAGACGAGTCCCAGACGAGCCCTGACACAGTAGAAGAGATAGCTATGagcttttttcatttgcttGAGGACATCCTCAGACTGGAAAGTCTAGCAACATCCTCAACG CTGGAGGAAAAGGTCCAACAGTGGCAGTCATCTCCTGCCAGCACACTCAACCCCTGGTTCTCTATGGCCCCCTGCTGGTCAGAGTTGGTAGTTTCTGCTCTACAGTTTCTCGCTGGAGAGAGCAAAG CTGGTGTAATGGCTCTTCCTACTGGCTTTGTACCTTTTGTGGAGTTCAAGGAACTTTCCCAGCAATGGAAATGGATGG GTCCTGGTCAAGAAGCAGACAAAGACCTAAGTGCCCTGTGTCAGTTATGGCTGGAATCAAAGGATCATGTGATTGTCAAG caAGAGGGAGAGGAAACTGCAGAGCTCACGCCTCCAACACCCAGAGT GTGGACTGACTATGTGGTGAGGCCTAGTACGGGAGAGGAAAGGCATGTTTTTCAAGAGCAG gaGCAGCAGCGTTATGATCAGCCTCATAAAGCCTTCACTTACCGAATGCATGGCTTTGAGTCTGTGGTGGGACCAGTCAAGGGAGTTTTTGACAAGGAGACATCGCTCAATAAAGCACGAGAGCATTCTTTACTGCGCTCTGACAGACCAGCCTATGTCACAATACTATCTCTTG tGCGAGATGCTGCTGCCAGGCTTCCTAACGGAGAAGGTACTAGAGCAGAGATTTGCGAGTTACTCAAGGACTCCCAGTTCTTGGCCCCTGATGTCACCAGCGCTCAG gtgaaCACAGTGGTGAGCGGTGCCCTTGACCGCCTGCACTATGAGAAAGACCCTTGTGTGAAATACGACATCGGTCGCAAGCTGTGGATCTACCTCCACAGGGACCGGAGCCAGGAGGAGTTTG AGCGAATACATCAGGCCCAGGCTGCAGCTGCCAAAGCTAAGAAAGCTCTGCAGCAGAAGCCCAAACCAGCTCCCAAACCT AAGGCGGGTGGTAAGGAGCCAGGAAGTAAAAACGGTGCTGCAGAGGCTGGTCCGAACTCAGGGAGTGACGGAGTAGCCATCGCAGCTGCCAGTTTGTCTCAGCCTCCCTCCACCCCCACACCAAGCACCCCAGGAACCCCTAAATCACCCCTCCCTCCCACAGCAGCTACTCCAACCAAAATAGGTGTCCCAGAAACCGTCAAAACCAATCCCAG TGTACTGTTGGTGTCTCCTCCTTCGATGCCACAGTTAGGAACGTTGCTATCTGCCAGTCAGCCTGGCCCACAGGTTTCCCAGCAGGCCTCTCCGCAGCCTGCAACTCGGGTGGTGGCACACTCTGCTGCCACTGGTTCTCTACCTCAGGTGCGAGTGGTCACTGCTCAGCCCGGGCTTCAGACGTCTTCTGCGGGCCAGACGGCCACATTAGTGCATCAGAGCCCTCACCACATCCGGGTGCCGGTCACTGTGGCCCATGGAAAAAACATCACGCAG GCGGTGGTGACTCTACCTCTAAGAGGCCAGTCTGCAGGAAGTCCCATTCAGGTGCAGGCATCACGGAGTCAGGCCGGTCTTACTGTTCCAGGTCTTGCCTCTGCGGTCACAGTAACCAAACCTCAGACGAGCTCCCCTGCCAGCCCGGCACACAACCCAACATCACCTGCGGTATTGCAGGGTGTCAGCAGCCAGAATATAATCAAACAG GTTGCAATCACTGGTCAGTTAGGTGTAAAGACCCAGAGTGGGGCAGGGATCCCTCTCACTGCCACTAACCTCCGAATTCAGGGGAAGGATGTGCTCCGCTTGCCCCCCTCTTCTATTACGACCGACGCCAAAGGTCAGACGGTACTTCGCATCACTCCGGACATGATGGCCACCCTCACTAAATCTCCAGTGGCCACTGTCAAACTCACTCCAGACATGCTGAGCGGCGCCGCAAGCGCGGGCAGTAAGAGCATCTCTGCTACACTACATGTGTCTCCACCACAGCCCTCACCTCCTGCTTCGAGCAGTGCTGCATCCGCGGCAGCTGAGAACCTAGCTGCCAAAGCACCGGCTACCTTAGTGAAGGTTCACCCGGAGCTGAAAGCCGCCTGCGACACGGCCATCCGCCTCATGCCCGCCCTGGGTGTCACGATGGCTGACCCCAAGGCCCGCACCTTCTCCACTGTCACCTCGTCCGACTCTAAAGCAGGCACCACTATTCGAATTGTGCCAAACCTGGGTGTGATCCCTCAGAAAACAGGTCAGACTGTCTCAATCAGTACAACCACCACAAGTTCAAAGCCTGTCACGGTGTCATCAGGGGCGGCCACTGTGACCATAGCCACCAGTGGAGTGGGAGGGGCTAAAGGTGTGACGCTGGGGCCTGCAGGAACGGGCTCTACGCTTTCACTGAGCACTGCTGGGGCCACTGTCAGACAGGTGCCGGTCAGTGCTACTGTAGTAGCCACACAAGCA GGAAAACTTCCCACAAGGATCACGGTGCCTCTATCTGTCCTCAGCCAACCCTTGAAAAATAAGAGCGTGGTCACTACTCCCATACTTAAAGGGAACATAAGCACCAA TATCAGCAATCTGGGAAGGAATATTATCCTAACTACCATGCCGGCAGGCACCAAGTTGATTGCTGGGAACAAGCCCGTCAGCTTTGTCACTGCTCAACAGCTGCAGCAGCTACAGCAGCAGGGACAGGCCACACAG GTTCGAATCCAGACAGTACCGGCCCAGCAGCTACAGCGCACAGCCGCCGGCTCTCCGAAGTCCACGGTGTCCACGGTAGTGGTCTCTACCGCACCCTCGCCAAAAACAAACCCAGACCCTCAATGA